A stretch of Elephas maximus indicus isolate mEleMax1 chromosome 20, mEleMax1 primary haplotype, whole genome shotgun sequence DNA encodes these proteins:
- the LOC126063996 gene encoding olfactory receptor 5F1-like, whose product MTRKNHTSLTEFILLGLADTLELQITLFLLFVVIYTLTVLGNVGMILLIRVDSRLHTPMYFFLANLSFVDVCYSSTITPKMLVDLLSEKKTITFAGCFLQMHFFITLATTECILFGLMAYDRYVAICNPLLYSLIMSRRLCLKMAAGAFTAGLLNSMVNTTYVSSLPLCGSNIIHHFFCDSPPLFKLSCSDTRRNESIISTYAGVNMVGALLVILTSYSYILFSIFRMHSGEGRAKASSTCASHLTAIILFYATSIYTYLRPSSSYSLSQDEVASVFYTVVIPMLNPLIYSLRNKEVKKASWNVITRKRIPSFM is encoded by the coding sequence ATGACCAGAAAAAATCATACCTCACTGACTGAGTTCATCCTGCTGGGATTAGCAGACACCCTGGAGCTACAGATCACCCTCTTTTTGCTCTTTGTTGTGATTTACACACTCACAGTCCTGGGGAATGTGGGGATGATCCTGCTAATCAGGGTGGACTCTCGACTTCACacacccatgtatttcttcctggcTAACTTGTCCTTTGTGGATGTTTGCTACTCGTCCACCATCACCCCAAAGATGCTGGTAGATCTATTGTCTGAGAAGAAAACCATCACCTTTGCTGGCTGCTTCCTGCAGATGCATTTCTTTATCACCCTGGCAACAACTGAATGCATCCTCTTTGGgttaatggcctatgaccgctatgtggccatatgTAACCCACTCCTTTACTCCTTAATCATGTCCAGGAGACTCTGCCTTAAAATGGCAGCTGGGGCCTTTACAGCAGGATTGCTGAACTCCATGGTTAACACAACTTATGTAAGCAGCTTACCATTGTGTGGTTCCAATATCATccatcacttcttctgtgacagCCCCCCTCTTTTTAAGCTCTCTTGTTCTGACACACGCAGGAATGAAAGCATCATTTCCACTTATGCTGGTGTGAATATGGTCGGTGCTCTGCTGGTCATCCTTACTTCCTACTCCTACATTCTCTTCTCCATCTTTCGTATGCAttcaggggaggggagggccaAAGCATCCTCAACTTGTGCCTCCCACTTGACTGCTATAATTCTGTTCTATGCAACCTCCATCTATACTTATCTGAGACCCAGTTCTAGCTACTCCCTGAGTCAGGACGAAGTGGCTTCCGTGTTCTACACAGTAGTGATCCCCATGCTGAACCCTCTGATCTACAGCCTCAGGAATAAGGAAGTAAAGAAGGCTTCATGGAATGTGATTACCAGGAAAAGAATCCCTTCATTTATGTGA